Part of the Vigna unguiculata cultivar IT97K-499-35 chromosome 3, ASM411807v1, whole genome shotgun sequence genome, AATTAGGGCTTCATAGATTGAATTGACAAGTATCGGTAATGAGAACTCATGGATTAGAGGTGAACAGCTTATGAGCTTAACTTAGGTATAATGAGAGTCGTGATTGCTTCATAAATGTACAGTATCTCAAAGAAATGTCAGTATACCAAAAAAGCCAAAATTTTCAGATGAATGTACTTCATCACTATTCTTTCATATTCACAAGGAATAGAAGAATAAATAGCAAACAGCCATTATGGTGTCTATGGCTAGATTATAATTCCAGTCCAGAATATTTCAACGTAAATCCACTCCTTAACTTTCTAGAAATTGCTTGCTTTTTCAGCTTGAGTTTCAGATGACAGGTAAGGGAAAATGCCTATGACTTTCCGGTTACCATCTCAGCCAAGGAATACTTAATATACAAGAATACTGTTAGAATCTTGTAAATATAGTAATGATGGATATTAAGATAAATGAGATTGATTCTATATTTATGTTAATAGTCTAAAATAGGGTAATTCAATATTTTCCCCCCTATAATTCAGTAGCTCCATTATGGTCTAGACACAGAAAATTCATCATAAGCTGTCTTGTTTCTCACTTTATCAACATGAAATCTAGAGCCTAACAAGAGGCTGATTCCAAGATATCCTGATAAACCTATCTTTCATcggaatctttttttttttcatcaatgtTTTGCCATTCTATTCTTGCCACCACCACTAGTCTTTTCTGACAAGCAGCAAACCATTGACATTGTCTCCTTAAGACCTGCCTATTCCCATCAATTTGATAGCTATAGGAGGCTGCATGCACCTCCTCTATCCATGTGTGTTTCTCCCACATGCCGCCAAAATCCAACAGACTTGACAACACGTCTAGTGTCTATTCCTAACACCATCAATTGGGATTTGTTTGCCTATCTTTCTATTCTATCTAGATATGGTCTCGGTTTGGTGTTTGGTGTTTGGACATCTGCTTGCCACTGTTTTGTCCTGCTTTTGGACATTATTTGGCAGTTTCTCTCTTATGCAGACCAATGTCCACCTCTGGCTCTATGAAGTTTAACACTCGGTTTTTTACCAGCCATGTCAATGCACTGCTCTCATCATTGGATGGTAAGAACTACTCCTCATGCGCTTCTCAGGTTGAACTTTGGCTTATTGTAAATGAGACACGTCTCACTAAAAAGAAAGACAATTTTTCCATAGTAGACCATCCTGTATGGAAGAAGGTTGAACTTAGTTGTGTTGTACCATCCAAGCCACCTTTCATCCATGTCTTCACCATGTATTTCACACTCACAAACCTGCAAAGCAATACAAACACATGCCAAACAACCTTTTACAAAAACTTCTCAAGGACTATTAGATTTGTGAAGTTCTCACGACCATCCATAGGGTTGCCAGATTAAGGATTCTGTTTCGATTTATTTGGGCAAGGTCTTTGTTGCTACTCTTGTAGCAGAGCTTCAAAATCATCAAAAGTTATTCATGCCCTTGGCCCTTATATGGTTTACCCACAAAGTATTATCATGCTTGAGCTCAAATCTTGGGTAGCCCCACAGCTATCATGGTCAATATTGGCAACTCTCTTTCATGTCGCTACTAAAGCCTCCTTTGAGTCTTGGTCCCTTCCTTTTTTGACTTGACTCTTCTGATTTAGTCTCTAGCAACAATAATATACCTTTACAACACAATGACGACAAAGGACGTCCTTGATGGGAACATTGTCAAAGGTTGGCGCACATAATTGATAAGCATTGGACTCTGCATGGTCAACCTCCTTTCACTTCCCAGGTTCTTTAGAGTTCTAACCCTCCTTCTTTAGCTTCCACTTCTTTGTTGCCTTTTGAACTAGTATCAACATCTTCCTATGATGACTTCTAGAAATGTTATGAAGATAGTTAGGTTGGTTCCATTGCTACTGTTGCACTCACTTTTTGGGCTCTCGGGTCCTTGATTCTAGGCCACCGATCATATCACCaagaataaattcatattttttcttctttttctacttttggTTATTAACCTTCTGCCACCATGGTAAATGGTTCTCAAACACAATCCCAAAGTTTTTGTATTGTCTACCATTTTCCTTGTCTTTCTATTCATAATGTCCTTTATGTCACCAGGACTTCTTGTAATTTATTGTCCATCAATCAACTAACACAATCCCTTTATTGCATCATTTCTTTTGCTAAAGATTATTTCCTTGCGGGAGCAAAGAATGTGAGTGAACAACTGACTTCAGATGCGAGTCTCATGGTCTCCATTAGCTCAGTAGGCCTTATCTTCTTGGATAAGCCACATCATCCCTGTTGGTTCATGCTTAGTTAAGACATCCAAGTCTTAATAAGTTGAAACCGTCAATCCTCGATCTTTCTAACTTAGATTTTTCTAAGTCATGTTAATTGTGTAAGCATAACCAAAGTTATTTCTTTAACTGCACTGTTAGTCATCATCCCTTTGTGTTCTAGTTCATTCAGAAATTTGGAGTTTGAGTTGTATTTCCTATACACCAGGAGGTCAAGATATTTTGTTACTTGTATAAATAAGTTTAACTATTTTATGTAGTTATATTTGATGAAAGATTGTtcatatttacttatttttatttctaaatccTTTTTTCATGATATCAACAATCTAGTATCCATATTTGCACTTTGCAAAGTAATAGTGCAGGTGAGTATTTGATTACTCAATTTGACGCCTAATGACTTCGCATGGTGTATTACATCAAACATCTTGTCCTCATACTCCATCAAAATGGAGTTGTTGAATGCaaaattgacatattttttGTACCACCACAACTCTTTTCCAGTTTCATGTCCTTCATCAGGTTTTGGATAACGCAATACTTTCTATGTGATATCTTATCAATTGTGTGTCGTCATCCATTCTAAAAGGTAAAATCCCTCAAGTTCTATATTTGTACCACTCTCAATCCTTTAGTGTACCGGGTCTTTGGTGATAATATTTTGATCATGTTTTTTATTCTAGGATTCACAAACTCTCCTTGGTCTCTCATAAATGCAGGTGTCCACGATCTCTAAAAGGGTACAGGTGTTATCACCATACTCTTTGCATGTATTTCATCTTTGTTGATGTCAACTTTGAAATAGTTACTATTTTTGGGGCTTGAACCATATCTTGGTGCTCCTATCTCCTTTGTATTTCATCCAATACTTCTCCTCCAACAATTACACCTATCTTGGAACACTTTTGTCCTTCGGAGGACTTTCCATTCTTCCAGGCCCATCTCCCCCTTTTCGGGTCAATGAATGTCATACCCATCCTATATGGCTGCCAACTAGCACTAACAACACCACAAACTCACCTTCAAAGCCAACTCAGTCACCTCATCCTCCAATCCTGCCTCCTGAGTCAAAAATTTCCATTGCTCTACGAAAAAGTATACATTCTACTTATAGTCCTACTCCACCTTTTTTTTTGAGTTACCATCACATTTCTACTTCCAACTATTTTTGTCTTCCTTCCTTGTCCTCCATTTCTATTCCTAAGAATAGAATTGAAGTCTTTGTCCATCCAAGATAAAAATAAGCTATAATAAACGAGATGCGTGCATTGCAAAGAGCAACGGGACATCGAACCATGTTCCTCCAACGCCAAGGAAGTCAGTGATTGGTTGTCGATAGGCATTGTACTCAAGGTTGGTCAATACGTAATAATGACCAACTCTTCTTGATATCTCATTTGCAATAAGTGTAGTAAGTCAATTCCTCAATTCTCCATGTACGGAATATTGGAACAATTACTCACATTGATCAATACATTAAAGGAGCTCAAGGAAAGAATATTTTGTTCAAAGACAAAGGATACTCTTGACTTGTCAGATATGTTGATACAAACTAGGAAGGCTCCCCCATTGATAGAAGGTCCATTTCTAAGTTTTGTATATTTGTCAAAGAGGACAATGTCTATTGAAAAAGCAAGAAGCACAATGTTGTAAGCACGTCCAATGTGGAGGCGAGTATGATCTATGACTATAGCCAATGAAGAGCTCACACGGATCAAGCAATTGCTTTAGGAACTAAAGTTTGGGAAAGTTAAACAATGGTCACTTATATGATAACCAGATCAACATGTATATCGCCTCAATCTAGTACTCCATGAAAGGATGAAGCATAATGAAGTTGATCATAACTTCATCTCAGAAAATCATGTCTAGGGAAATAACTATTAGATTTGCCAATTCCCTGTAATCAACTAGCAAATATATTCACTAAATCACCAAAGGGGTCCTTGGATCAACTACATATGAAACAAGCTCGGTGTGCATCACCTACATACTCCAGCTAGAGGAGAGTGTTAGAATCTAGTAAATATAGTAATGGTTATTAGGACTAATTACAttgatttgatatttatattattaacttaAAATAGGGTAATTGAATACTTTGTAATTATGTTTTCTCTATTACAAATCAATTGTGTTCTTGTGGCCTAAACATGCAGAATTCATCCCAAGCTCTGTtgcttctctctctctcaaacCAAATATAATTTCAGGTCAACTGGAAATTCAATTTCACTTCagcaaaaatatatatgaattaatCAGTCCTTACCTAAATTTGCTAGTTGAAGTGGAGCTTCTATTTTTCGGAGCAGTGTCTGTTTTCTTAGGTTTAGGATTTGATGGAGCTGCAACAACTGGGTTCGGTTTCCTCTGTCATAGAGGATAGACAGAAAAATTGAGTCTGTGAATTGcacaaacaaaaaagaaaatatgcatATGATATTAAAACTTATAACCTGTTGGGAGGGTGCTTCAGAGGAAGGGGCGGGAGCTTCACAAATGCAAAGTGGCATTCCACACTTACACTCTTTAATGTCTGGTACAAGATTATTCGCTGCAGTTGGTACGGATTTTGAATCAGCATTTGCATTAATATCTAATTTAGAAATTGTATCCGTCACACTGTTAGCTCCGCCCAAAGAACCCTGTGGTACATCCTTTCCAGACCTGTGCCACAGAGAATATGTAATGCATAAATAATTCCTAAATAATATTGGTCTTGTGTAGAAAGTAGTGATATTTCTACAAAAacggaaaaataaaatacttgtAGAGGAAGGCTAAATTGACGAAtacaaagaggaaaaaaaaattacaagttaaaaaaaaaggacaagAGGACGTTTTCCTTGTCATTTAGACAATTGAGCCAATGGCCCTTtagagtaaaaatataaaaaaagaaaagaataatgcTGATAAATAAGATATGCATTATGCTGTCCCAGAGGTTGGGGGATATGTTTTTCCAATCCGAAATTGTGAGtgaaataaaagtttgaaaGTTTATCATGAGACATCTTTTCATgctaaataatttatattattagttcACATAACTACTGTAAGATTAGGCTCTCAGTCTCTCTGTTTTGTAATGGTCTTTAGAAAAGGGTTTTcccaattaaaaatatgttcagGGACGATCGGGTAACTTTTTTTCATAGATGTGTTCTGTTCTGTTCTCTCtcacttccttttttttcttttctaaggAGAGACTCTAATCCTCCTAACACTTCGTAATCCCCTTCTCCTCATCTTCAAGTATTTATCCTTTTACAAGAAAAAGCATACACAGCTTTTGCAATTAACATTTTGCCATATccattagaataaaaaataatttatctacaaaaaaaaaagaaaacaaaatactaTTCCAAAACTGCTTGAACTTTAGAGccttcacaaataaaataaagagatccGGTGTATTTAGGGTAGCCTTGAAAAAAACCTTCAATAGTTAAGTCTTACATTTATGCTTAAAAAGATCACAAGTTCCACTAAACAaggtagaaaataaattaaattttcaggTACTCAAATGGTGCTTTTAAAATTCCATGTACCCAGATGATtattgaaaaacaataaaaagcaCATGCTATGAAGTTGTGAGAAAGTAATGTACCCTGAGTTGTTGAAACAATCAGCACATACTCGGACATTTGAGTAAATGCCAAATTGTGGTAAAGCCTACAAAGAAATATATCGTTAAATGAAGCTCATCGAGGATAACACTGGCATTAATGTCCAAAACCAAAGGCAAAATAGCATACCATTTGATTTGCTGAATGTTCATTACATAATGTTCTCCCACAGGATCGACAGTGATGCTGCATATATACATTATACAGAAGTATACAGTATAGTCACTTTCCAAAAATGGAAACTTTCCAGTGAACTGAATTTCACGTGAAATAGCAGAATTTGGACTTAGATTACATACACATAAATATGGAATATCTTACAGAGACATCCAATAAATTTTCACTATTCTATTCTCACCACATTATCTTATTCATTGATATAACATGAGCATAAGATAAATTCTTGTTAAGTGTATGTCTAAaacagtaaaaatatatataaattaaacttcATGTCTATCCAACTGCATGCCAAACCAAAAGAAAGGTCGACGCATATGTTGATAAACCAACTCCTAAGCACCATGACCAATACGACGTTTAATATAAATGCATTTAAAAGTTATCATTCTTGATCTTACATTATTAACTAATAAACTTCGTTCTAATCGCTTACATAAAAACACTAACGGACCCAACCGATTCAAACACCGACTATTTTACATCTATGATGATCCCAAAATCGCTAAACAAACATCAAAGTGTTCATAAAGTTTATTACACATCCAAAGAGGGGGCGTAACATGATAGAACTAAAAAGCAGAAATTCTGATCGAAATTGGAACGAAGGTGAGGAAGATGAGAGATGTACCCTTCTTCTGAAGGTGTTGAAACCGCAATTGCAGACAACGCATCGCGCTGCTTCTTGGAATTGAGGAGCTTCAGCAGTTGACATGATCTTCTCTCTCCGCTTCCAAATTTTAGTCTCTGTGTGTGTGCTGATCAAATCAGAGTCACGAGAATCAATTCATTTCTCGAAATGGAGGATCAggaataacattaatttttgttgGGTTGAGGAGTGTTCCAAGATTGTGATTTTTTCTTGGACCCTGTTCTTTTcggagaaaatataaaagtggGCCTATGCCCGAAGATTATATAGGCCTCACTATAGGCCTGAAAATTGTATAGCCACTTCATTTGTTAATTTCTATTTAtcatcttttatttaaataattttacttttttaataaataaaaagtcagttatataattatttaataacaaaataattaaataaaaaattaatttaaaatttttaaataacttccttcctaaaaaacaattttatatttttttttaaatcacaaaGCATAATACTTGATTACAACTATAATACCTAATTTCACATATGAATTTATACCTCGTTTATGATATACCTCATTTATGATGATTCATTATTGACAATAGTTATCAGGAAGTTGTTCTTTTTAAtatggcttaaatacctttttcgtccttattttcgtagtgtttgttgcggatggtcctcattttgacataatgtttaaaatggtcattatctttaccgaatgtttaaaatggtcctcatcttcgcaattcgtgttttatttggtcattttctgtaacgcTGTTTAAACCAGTAACAGAGCACTGTAGGTGGcactgtttgtattacgttGCATTGGGGTGTGTTACATGTACTGTACAAGTGTGGTAATTTAGAAAtcatgcagaacatcacaacaattcAAGCAAAAACAAACcataaaaatagaattacgaaaatcctaacccacga contains:
- the LOC114178178 gene encoding vacuolar protein sorting-associated protein 27: MSTAEAPQFQEAARCVVCNCGFNTFRRRHHCRSCGRTLCNEHSANQMALPQFGIYSNVRVCADCFNNSGSGKDVPQGSLGGANSVTDTISKLDINANADSKSVPTAANNLVPDIKECKCGMPLCICEAPAPSSEAPSQQRKPNPVVAAPSNPKPKKTDTAPKNRSSTSTSKFSAMNGTSDKPQSDYGVSGEGLREAIKNGDIDAVKKLLNEGVDANYKDKQGLSLLHLAAVFNQTDIVFTLMDSGANLDYKNPQGETPLDCAPATLQYKMRKKMEEGGARD